From the genome of Sphingobacterium kitahiroshimense, one region includes:
- the recR gene encoding recombination mediator RecR produces MNFSSKLLENAVSEFGRLPGVGQKTALRLVLHLLKQSDAEVARFTSTINQLKEEIQYCHICFNISDYHECEICTSPKRDHSIICVVEDTRDVMAIENTNSYQGIYHVLGGLISPMDGVGPSDLKIDGLVDRMRKQDVKEVILALSATMEGDTTIFYLYRKLKEFNIQVTTIARGIAFGGELEYVDELTLGRSIATRTLYERPTF; encoded by the coding sequence ATGAATTTTTCTTCTAAATTATTAGAAAACGCTGTATCCGAGTTTGGACGTTTACCTGGAGTAGGTCAAAAAACTGCATTGCGACTTGTTTTACACCTGTTAAAGCAATCGGATGCTGAAGTTGCACGATTTACATCTACTATTAATCAATTGAAAGAAGAAATTCAGTATTGCCATATCTGTTTTAATATTTCAGACTATCATGAATGTGAAATTTGTACCTCTCCAAAGCGGGATCATTCCATTATATGTGTCGTGGAAGATACGCGTGATGTGATGGCGATTGAAAATACCAATTCTTACCAAGGAATCTATCATGTACTAGGGGGACTTATTTCACCAATGGATGGGGTAGGACCGTCTGACTTGAAGATTGACGGTTTGGTCGACCGTATGCGTAAGCAAGATGTCAAGGAGGTGATATTGGCATTAAGTGCTACGATGGAAGGAGATACAACGATATTTTATTTGTATCGTAAGCTCAAAGAATTTAATATCCAGGTCACCACTATCGCACGTGGTATTGCTTTCGGCGGTGAGCTTGAATATGTCGATGAATTGACCTTAGGAAGGTCAATAGCGACGAGAACATTATATGAACGACCGACGTTCTAA
- a CDS encoding TIGR00730 family Rossman fold protein produces the protein MTKDDKIRSAFENKTWQEIKVKDSWQIFKIMSEFVDGFEKLAKIGPCVSIFGSARTPQDHKYYQMAVDVASLLTARGYGIISGGGPGIMEAANKGAYESGGKSVGLNIELPFEQFHNRYIDRDKLLEFNYFFVRKVMFMKYSQGYIVMPGGFGTMDELFEAITLIQTGKIARFPIVLVGSEYWCGLFDWIKNTMLGERYISEEDLKLYRIVDTAEEAADHIFRFYDKYLLKPNF, from the coding sequence ATTACAAAAGACGACAAAATAAGAAGTGCCTTTGAAAACAAAACGTGGCAGGAGATAAAAGTAAAAGATTCGTGGCAAATATTTAAGATCATGTCCGAATTTGTAGATGGATTTGAAAAATTAGCTAAAATTGGTCCTTGTGTTTCCATTTTTGGATCTGCAAGAACTCCACAAGATCATAAATACTATCAAATGGCTGTCGATGTGGCAAGTTTATTAACTGCACGTGGCTATGGAATTATATCTGGAGGTGGCCCCGGTATCATGGAAGCTGCAAACAAGGGAGCTTATGAATCCGGCGGTAAATCAGTAGGATTAAATATAGAATTGCCGTTTGAACAATTTCACAACAGATATATTGACCGTGATAAACTTCTTGAATTTAACTATTTCTTTGTTAGAAAAGTCATGTTCATGAAGTATTCGCAGGGGTATATTGTTATGCCGGGCGGATTTGGAACAATGGATGAATTATTTGAAGCAATTACATTAATCCAGACAGGTAAAATCGCACGCTTCCCGATCGTGTTAGTGGGTTCCGAATATTGGTGTGGCCTTTTCGACTGGATCAAGAACACTATGCTAGGTGAACGCTACATCAGCGAAGAAGATCTAAAACTCTACCGCATCGTTGATACGGCGGAAGAAGCCGCAGATCATATTTTCAGATTCTACGACAAGTATTTATTAAAACCAAACTTTTAA
- a CDS encoding AAA domain-containing protein, whose product MNYFDELKTLLNIEQDFDREQYETLLLKSSLNERKLKGVTWFPIQIKGEEMGRGDYLTITLSKTNNQEDEHRFRFGMPVALFSNHDPLVDRAEGLISFVNRDTMKIALRVDELPDWTRRGKLGVDLLFDENSYKEMHEALRKAKELRLDLNEGRLIREIIGEEELKGYKKEINYDNATLNQSQNEAIVHILSENPISIIHGPPGTGKTTTLVKAVQALLKKENKQILIVAPSNTAVDVLTERLDAAGVLVTRIGNPVKISEHLQELALDAQVDQHPANKEVKLLKKKARAYTEMAQKYKRSFGRSEREQRKALFDEARKIGKEIGDIQDFMVADILDKAQVVTATLVGSNQYAVRNRVYQVVIIDEAAQALEPACWIPILKANKVVLAGDHCQLPPTVKSNAQMNIGLYHTLFEKLVKRYPEHVSLLNVQYRMNEKIMQYPSTALYDDHLIAGDHVQHWTLKEDSEPVVFIDTAGAGFEEEQDGTATFNVGEARFVINHLKQSLVSFEQVYDESDFPAIAVITPYRRQATVLNELLVNDEQIVPFRHHIQINTIDSFQGQEKDIIYISLTRSNDQQAIGFLSDVRRMNVAMTRAKKKLIVVGDSATVGKHEFYDNFIKYVDTMQSYHSVWEWDLGE is encoded by the coding sequence ATGAATTATTTTGATGAGCTTAAAACGCTCTTGAATATAGAACAAGACTTTGATCGTGAGCAATATGAAACCCTTTTGCTAAAGTCAAGCTTGAATGAAAGAAAGTTAAAAGGTGTGACCTGGTTTCCGATTCAGATTAAAGGTGAAGAGATGGGGCGTGGTGATTATCTGACCATTACATTATCCAAAACAAATAACCAGGAGGATGAACATCGTTTTCGCTTTGGTATGCCGGTCGCTCTTTTCTCGAATCATGATCCCCTGGTCGATCGGGCAGAAGGACTGATTTCTTTTGTGAATAGAGATACAATGAAAATTGCATTGCGGGTCGATGAACTGCCTGACTGGACGAGAAGAGGTAAACTTGGGGTGGATCTTTTATTTGATGAAAATTCATATAAAGAAATGCATGAAGCATTAAGGAAAGCCAAAGAACTGCGTCTAGATTTAAATGAAGGAAGACTGATCCGCGAGATAATAGGTGAGGAGGAGTTAAAGGGATATAAAAAAGAAATTAATTACGATAACGCTACTTTAAATCAGAGTCAAAATGAAGCCATAGTTCATATTCTAAGTGAGAATCCGATTTCCATTATTCATGGCCCTCCCGGTACAGGAAAAACGACAACTTTGGTCAAAGCAGTACAAGCCCTACTGAAAAAGGAAAATAAGCAAATTTTAATTGTGGCACCGAGTAATACGGCAGTTGATGTTTTGACCGAACGATTAGATGCCGCAGGAGTGTTAGTGACACGTATTGGAAATCCCGTCAAAATTTCAGAACATTTACAAGAATTAGCACTTGATGCCCAAGTGGATCAGCATCCGGCAAACAAGGAAGTCAAGTTACTCAAGAAAAAAGCGCGGGCTTACACCGAAATGGCTCAGAAGTATAAACGAAGTTTTGGAAGATCTGAACGGGAACAGCGTAAAGCACTTTTTGATGAAGCCAGAAAAATAGGGAAAGAAATTGGCGATATACAAGATTTTATGGTCGCAGATATTCTGGATAAAGCACAGGTTGTTACTGCTACTTTAGTCGGATCCAATCAGTACGCAGTCAGAAATAGAGTATATCAGGTTGTTATTATCGATGAGGCAGCACAGGCTTTAGAACCCGCTTGTTGGATTCCGATTCTAAAAGCAAATAAGGTGGTGCTTGCAGGTGATCATTGTCAGCTTCCTCCCACGGTGAAGTCAAATGCCCAGATGAATATCGGTCTTTATCATACGTTGTTTGAAAAATTAGTAAAACGTTATCCTGAACATGTTTCTTTATTAAACGTTCAGTATCGGATGAATGAAAAGATTATGCAATACCCTTCTACGGCACTATATGATGATCATCTCATTGCAGGAGATCATGTACAGCATTGGACGCTCAAAGAAGATTCGGAACCTGTTGTTTTTATTGACACTGCAGGGGCGGGTTTTGAGGAAGAACAGGATGGTACAGCAACATTTAATGTAGGGGAGGCTCGTTTTGTTATCAATCATTTGAAACAATCATTGGTATCTTTTGAACAGGTTTATGATGAAAGTGATTTTCCGGCGATTGCAGTTATTACTCCTTACCGGAGACAAGCGACAGTGCTAAATGAATTATTAGTAAATGATGAGCAGATTGTTCCCTTTCGTCATCATATCCAAATTAACACTATCGATAGTTTTCAGGGGCAGGAAAAAGATATCATATATATCAGTTTAACAAGGAGCAATGATCAGCAGGCAATCGGTTTCCTTTCCGATGTGCGTAGGATGAATGTTGCTATGACAAGGGCAAAGAAAAAGCTCATTGTGGTGGGGGATAGTGCCACTGTGGGTAAGCATGAGTTTTATGATAATTTTATTAAATATGTAGATACCATGCAAAGCTACCATAGTGTTTGGGAGTGGGATTTGGGCGAATAG
- a CDS encoding glycosyl hydrolase family 95 catalytic domain-containing protein, translated as MKIKRNLTCCILLLSFSSQAQQNVNSSHNIGSRAQSQQKRSLIKNSDADNQFFLSKKNLMTAVWNAPFSYESIRSNHAPIGPYIGNGDVGVVCHTAENSQTFRISKVDFVTDGWSDWAGSGPAALPVGGVKITVESPISAGFKYEMDQLGNELRMRTATTQPVHMKSWISVNENLLVTELVNNTKTPIKISVDTYADSISATYGTTADVNSNVTQVTRQTKTTDVRWVSKAGISTKVLGASSICSRESQAQTNTHFTLKAGKTVYVLSYISGGGMKNDAQMENAYKTLHDLQNNRLNALRNTKIAWWKNMWNRSYVETNDELINRQYLSSIYFLASAYNEHSPACGGMYGVWNMDDKMMYHGDIHLNYNSQAGFYSVFSANRPEIAKPFYNFIEAILPDGRRRAQNDMGTVHPSLAGKSFRGAVFLVGGLGIGIPYNYYWQQTMNAPFNVPLFSWYYEYTGDLNFLKNRAYPFIKECGDFYEDYLKKEPYGDTYRYSITTGAHESSWDLNPPSDLGFIKQTFSLLLKYSKLLDVDENRRTLWQDILDHLPKYKVIQPTKTPNKGLPIFAKNEAGWDLPNHMIQMHPVYPCEVLDLLSDPDSLQIAKNTVEYYEVDQNGFQGSMNALGLSGYIMAARVGFSPEIIIKNLSILASGAQKNFLITDGHHASEKTALVETVNSMMLQTLDNTLYIFPNWVKSSASFTRLRTKGAFLVSADYDGTTITNMSIYSEKGTKCQIHNPWKEKEIQVMENGKQIAVSKTGERFSFETKIGRHYIIKTIGA; from the coding sequence ATGAAGATAAAAAGAAATCTAACCTGTTGTATATTATTATTAAGTTTTTCAAGTCAGGCGCAACAAAACGTCAATTCATCTCATAATATAGGCAGTCGTGCACAATCACAGCAAAAGAGAAGTTTGATAAAAAATTCTGATGCAGATAATCAATTCTTTTTAAGTAAAAAAAACTTAATGACTGCCGTCTGGAACGCACCTTTTAGCTATGAAAGTATCCGCAGTAATCATGCACCTATTGGACCTTATATAGGCAATGGGGATGTTGGTGTGGTGTGCCATACTGCTGAAAACAGCCAGACTTTCAGAATCTCAAAAGTCGATTTTGTAACAGATGGCTGGTCGGACTGGGCCGGATCCGGCCCCGCTGCCCTTCCTGTTGGCGGGGTTAAAATAACCGTAGAATCACCGATAAGCGCTGGTTTTAAGTATGAGATGGACCAACTAGGTAATGAATTGCGCATGCGTACAGCAACAACACAACCTGTGCATATGAAAAGCTGGATATCTGTTAATGAAAATCTTTTAGTCACTGAACTGGTAAATAACACAAAAACTCCAATCAAAATATCTGTAGATACTTATGCCGATAGCATATCGGCAACATATGGCACAACAGCCGATGTGAACAGTAACGTAACGCAGGTAACCAGACAAACTAAAACTACAGATGTAAGATGGGTCTCTAAAGCCGGTATATCGACTAAGGTTCTTGGCGCATCATCAATTTGCAGTAGAGAATCCCAAGCCCAGACCAATACGCACTTTACTCTTAAAGCTGGAAAAACTGTCTATGTACTGTCTTACATATCGGGTGGCGGTATGAAGAACGATGCACAGATGGAAAACGCATATAAAACACTTCATGATTTGCAAAATAACCGTTTAAATGCTTTAAGAAATACAAAAATAGCATGGTGGAAGAATATGTGGAATAGGTCATATGTGGAAACAAATGATGAATTGATCAACAGACAGTACTTAAGTTCGATCTATTTTCTAGCTTCTGCCTATAACGAACATTCCCCGGCATGTGGCGGCATGTATGGTGTCTGGAATATGGATGACAAAATGATGTATCATGGTGATATCCATTTAAATTATAATAGCCAAGCTGGATTTTATAGCGTCTTCTCCGCGAATAGACCCGAAATTGCAAAACCTTTTTACAACTTCATTGAAGCAATCTTACCTGATGGAAGAAGACGTGCGCAAAATGACATGGGAACTGTCCATCCTTCTTTAGCTGGGAAATCATTTAGAGGAGCTGTTTTCTTAGTTGGTGGACTGGGAATTGGCATACCTTACAATTATTACTGGCAACAAACGATGAATGCGCCGTTCAATGTACCACTTTTCAGCTGGTACTATGAATATACTGGTGATTTAAATTTTTTAAAAAACAGAGCTTACCCCTTTATTAAAGAATGTGGTGATTTCTATGAAGATTACCTGAAAAAGGAGCCATATGGTGATACTTATAGATACAGTATCACTACTGGCGCACATGAGAGTTCCTGGGATCTCAATCCTCCCTCCGATCTAGGTTTCATCAAGCAAACCTTCAGCTTACTTCTCAAGTATAGTAAGTTATTGGATGTGGATGAAAACCGGAGAACGCTTTGGCAGGATATTCTCGATCACCTTCCTAAATACAAGGTAATACAGCCGACCAAGACACCGAATAAAGGCTTGCCTATTTTTGCAAAAAATGAAGCAGGATGGGATCTACCAAACCACATGATACAAATGCATCCGGTCTACCCCTGCGAAGTACTCGATTTACTTTCAGATCCAGATTCTTTACAGATAGCTAAAAATACGGTTGAATACTATGAAGTTGACCAAAATGGATTTCAAGGATCAATGAATGCGTTAGGTCTAAGCGGTTATATTATGGCTGCACGCGTTGGCTTCTCCCCTGAAATAATTATTAAAAACCTAAGCATATTGGCCAGCGGTGCTCAAAAAAACTTCTTGATTACAGATGGCCATCATGCTTCGGAAAAAACAGCCCTAGTTGAAACGGTCAACTCAATGATGCTTCAAACGCTTGATAACACGTTGTACATATTTCCCAACTGGGTAAAATCAAGCGCTTCATTTACGCGCCTACGGACTAAAGGTGCCTTTTTAGTTTCTGCAGATTATGATGGCACTACCATAACAAATATGTCCATTTATAGTGAAAAAGGCACAAAATGCCAGATCCACAATCCTTGGAAAGAAAAAGAAATACAAGTAATGGAAAATGGTAAGCAAATAGCCGTAAGTAAGACAGGAGAAAGGTTTTCATTTGAAACAAAAATAGGTCGCCACTATATAATCAAGACTATAGGGGCTTAA
- a CDS encoding Gfo/Idh/MocA family oxidoreductase gives MKEKNSSRRDFLKKSITGAAAFSIVPRFVLGGQGYLAPSDHLTKGIIGVGSMGRGHFGYAGTKTVAICDVDTRHLALAQQALGGGVKEHHDFRDLIKNPEVDIVHIATPPHWHGLMSLEAARAGKDIWCEKPMTRTIGEGKRVKEAIAQHGNMFRLNTWFRFADNFYGMNVPVKKIKKLVDTGMLGWPLKVTISKHTGFDWKFFWVGKENLPVEPVPAELDYELWLGPAPFKPYSTHRVHTTFRGYWDYDGGGLGDMGQHYLDPVQYFLGKDGESPVSVEVDAPQQHSDAVGTWRRIVYTYADGCQIILDGEGKDEGMAYIEGPKGKLYKGFVSDIPDMERKLAQFPEPAPQITDFLESVRTREKFALNEENGYRSCTLVNMGLIALRLNRSLKFDSTKDEFINDDAANRLVYQPMRGPWSM, from the coding sequence ATGAAAGAAAAAAATAGCTCCAGAAGAGATTTCTTAAAGAAATCCATCACAGGAGCAGCGGCATTTTCAATTGTCCCTAGATTCGTATTAGGGGGACAAGGATATTTGGCTCCAAGTGACCATTTAACGAAGGGCATCATTGGCGTAGGTTCAATGGGGCGTGGTCATTTTGGATACGCGGGAACAAAAACAGTGGCGATATGTGATGTCGACACAAGACATTTGGCTCTAGCGCAACAGGCTTTAGGTGGCGGAGTTAAAGAACATCATGATTTTCGTGATTTAATTAAAAACCCTGAAGTAGATATCGTGCATATTGCAACTCCCCCGCATTGGCATGGTTTGATGTCTTTGGAAGCAGCGCGTGCAGGAAAAGATATCTGGTGTGAAAAGCCGATGACACGTACTATCGGTGAAGGAAAACGTGTCAAAGAAGCGATCGCACAACATGGTAATATGTTTAGATTAAATACCTGGTTCCGTTTTGCCGATAATTTCTACGGAATGAATGTTCCGGTTAAAAAAATTAAAAAATTGGTAGATACAGGTATGTTGGGTTGGCCGTTGAAAGTAACGATCAGCAAGCATACTGGTTTTGACTGGAAATTTTTCTGGGTAGGGAAAGAAAACCTTCCTGTTGAACCGGTACCAGCAGAATTGGATTATGAATTATGGTTAGGTCCTGCACCTTTCAAACCTTATAGTACGCATCGCGTGCACACAACTTTTAGAGGATACTGGGATTATGATGGCGGTGGTCTTGGTGATATGGGCCAACATTATTTGGATCCTGTTCAATATTTCTTAGGAAAAGATGGCGAAAGTCCTGTATCGGTAGAAGTTGATGCGCCGCAGCAACATAGTGATGCGGTCGGTACCTGGAGAAGAATTGTTTATACATATGCTGATGGCTGTCAGATTATTTTAGATGGTGAAGGTAAAGATGAAGGCATGGCTTATATAGAGGGACCTAAAGGGAAGCTGTATAAAGGCTTTGTGTCTGATATACCGGATATGGAAAGAAAACTGGCACAATTTCCTGAGCCAGCACCACAGATTACAGATTTCTTGGAATCGGTACGTACACGCGAGAAATTTGCATTAAATGAAGAGAACGGATACCGTTCATGTACATTGGTCAACATGGGCTTGATCGCCTTACGTTTAAACCGCTCATTGAAATTTGATTCTACAAAAGATGAGTTTATCAATGACGATGCAGCAAACCGTTTAGTTTATCAACCGATGCGTGGCCCTTGGTCAATGTAA
- the clpB gene encoding ATP-dependent chaperone ClpB, with protein MNFNNYTIKAQEAIQKASEIATGNQQQAIETAHILKALLTVDENVISHLLKKLNVNIPYLSGELDKQIQAFPKVSGTNVYLSNTSNSALQKAQSYLKEFNDEFVSVEHLLLGILNAGDKTSSLLKDQGVNEKDLKLAIKELRGNTRVTDQNAEATYNALGKYARNLNEFVESGKLDPVIGRDEEIRRVMQILSRRTKNNPILVGEPGVGKTAIAEGIAHRIINGDVPENLKSKIVFSLDMGALIAGAKYKGEFEERLKAVVKEVADSNGEIILFIDEIHTLVGAGGGEGAMDAANILKPALARGELRAIGATTLNEYQKYFEKDKALERRFQKVMVDEPTTQDAISILRGLKERYETHHKVRILDEAIIAAVELSTRYISDRFLPDKAIDLMDEAASKLRLEMDSVPEAVDELNRRIMQLEIEREAIKREHDDKKVSELSETIANLSAERDSLRASWQSEKTLVDSVNQEIENIENYKQEADQAERAGDYGKVAEIRYGRIKDAQDKVEKLKAELAEKQDSKRMLKEEVTSEDIADVVSKWTGIPVNKMIQSERDKLLSLEEELHKRVAGQEEAIEAISDAIRRSRAGLSDAKRPIGSFIFLGTTGVGKTELAKALAEFLFDDEHALVRIDMSEYQERHAVSRLIGAPPGYVGYEEGGQLTEAVRRRPYSVVLLDEIEKAHPDVFNILLQVLDDGHLTDNKGRTVNFKNTIIIMTSNTGSHIIQENFSQLNDNNRDEVIAKTRGEVFELLQKSIRPEFLNRIDEIIMFTPLSRDEIASIVRMQFSHIQKQLAEQNIFITASDDAMDWLAQLGYDPIYGARPLKRVMQKRILNELSKEILSGKVNKDAVIQLDVFDGQFVFLNKNEVE; from the coding sequence ATGAATTTCAATAACTATACAATTAAAGCACAAGAGGCGATTCAAAAAGCTTCGGAGATTGCCACAGGCAATCAACAGCAGGCTATTGAGACCGCACATATACTTAAAGCCTTGCTAACAGTTGATGAAAATGTAATCAGTCATCTGTTAAAAAAATTAAATGTAAATATCCCTTACTTAAGTGGAGAACTGGATAAGCAAATTCAGGCATTCCCGAAAGTCAGCGGCACAAATGTCTATTTGAGTAACACCTCAAATTCGGCCTTGCAAAAAGCGCAAAGCTACTTAAAGGAGTTTAATGATGAGTTTGTATCTGTAGAACATCTACTTCTAGGTATTCTAAATGCAGGCGATAAAACATCTAGTCTACTGAAGGATCAAGGAGTAAATGAAAAGGATCTTAAATTAGCGATCAAAGAACTACGTGGCAACACAAGAGTGACGGATCAAAATGCCGAAGCTACCTACAATGCTTTGGGAAAATACGCCCGTAATCTAAACGAGTTTGTTGAATCGGGAAAATTAGATCCTGTGATAGGCCGTGATGAAGAAATTCGTCGCGTGATGCAAATCTTATCCCGTAGAACTAAGAATAACCCCATCTTGGTGGGTGAACCAGGGGTTGGTAAAACCGCTATTGCCGAAGGTATTGCACACCGCATCATCAATGGTGATGTGCCAGAGAATTTGAAATCAAAAATCGTATTCTCTTTGGACATGGGGGCTTTAATAGCCGGTGCAAAATACAAAGGTGAGTTTGAAGAAAGATTAAAAGCTGTTGTCAAAGAGGTTGCAGACAGTAACGGTGAAATCATCCTGTTTATCGATGAGATCCACACCTTAGTTGGTGCTGGTGGTGGTGAGGGTGCAATGGATGCAGCCAATATCTTAAAACCGGCGTTAGCACGTGGAGAACTTCGTGCTATTGGTGCAACAACATTGAACGAGTATCAAAAATACTTTGAAAAGGACAAAGCATTGGAACGTCGTTTTCAAAAAGTAATGGTTGACGAACCAACTACTCAAGATGCAATTTCAATCCTGCGCGGATTAAAAGAACGTTACGAAACGCACCATAAAGTGCGCATTCTTGACGAAGCAATCATTGCGGCTGTCGAATTGTCAACCCGCTACATCTCGGATCGTTTCTTACCAGATAAAGCGATTGACCTAATGGATGAAGCGGCTTCAAAATTACGTCTTGAAATGGACTCTGTTCCTGAAGCTGTAGATGAACTGAACCGCCGTATTATGCAACTCGAAATTGAACGGGAGGCAATAAAGCGTGAGCATGATGATAAGAAAGTCAGTGAACTTTCTGAAACGATCGCTAATCTATCTGCTGAACGCGATTCTTTACGTGCATCCTGGCAGTCAGAAAAAACGTTGGTGGACAGTGTCAACCAGGAGATTGAAAATATAGAAAATTATAAGCAGGAAGCTGATCAGGCGGAACGTGCAGGCGATTATGGAAAGGTAGCTGAGATTCGCTACGGCCGTATCAAAGATGCGCAGGATAAGGTCGAAAAATTAAAAGCAGAATTAGCTGAAAAGCAAGATAGCAAACGGATGTTAAAAGAGGAAGTGACTTCTGAAGACATTGCTGATGTGGTATCTAAATGGACCGGTATTCCTGTAAATAAGATGATCCAGTCTGAGCGCGATAAGCTTCTTTCTCTAGAAGAGGAATTACATAAACGGGTTGCCGGACAGGAAGAGGCGATTGAAGCGATTTCTGATGCTATCCGCCGTTCAAGAGCGGGACTTAGTGATGCTAAGCGTCCCATTGGTTCTTTCATCTTTTTGGGAACTACTGGTGTAGGTAAAACGGAGTTAGCAAAAGCACTAGCTGAGTTCTTATTTGATGATGAACATGCGCTTGTCCGAATCGATATGTCCGAGTACCAAGAGCGTCACGCAGTGTCCAGACTTATCGGAGCGCCTCCAGGATATGTAGGTTATGAAGAAGGTGGACAATTGACTGAAGCTGTTCGCCGCCGTCCGTATTCTGTCGTACTTTTGGATGAAATTGAAAAAGCACATCCTGATGTGTTCAACATTTTACTGCAAGTACTCGACGATGGTCACTTAACAGATAACAAAGGTAGAACGGTGAATTTCAAAAACACGATCATCATCATGACTTCCAATACCGGATCGCATATCATTCAAGAGAATTTCTCGCAGTTGAATGATAATAACAGAGATGAGGTTATTGCAAAAACAAGAGGTGAAGTGTTTGAGCTTTTACAAAAATCAATTCGCCCAGAGTTCCTGAACCGTATTGATGAAATCATCATGTTCACACCTCTAAGCAGAGATGAAATTGCAAGCATCGTACGGATGCAATTTAGCCATATTCAAAAACAATTGGCTGAGCAAAATATCTTCATCACTGCTTCGGATGATGCTATGGATTGGCTAGCGCAATTAGGATATGATCCGATCTATGGTGCAAGGCCATTGAAACGTGTTATGCAAAAACGCATCCTGAATGAACTTTCGAAAGAAATCCTTTCAGGAAAAGTCAATAAAGATGCGGTTATCCAATTGGATGTATTTGATGGTCAATTTGTCTTCTTGAATAAAAATGAGGTTGAATAA